GCTGCAGTGGGAGTTATCTGAGCTAAAGAGACTTGGCCTCACATAATCGCAGATAGTAGTTCAAAGgtgcgcgcgcgcacacacacacccacacacacaatacACTCCGATCTTCTGTAATCCAAAATTCAATTTGGgtgtaaaaaggaaaacttgcatcttaaaaacttttccttttcGCTGTGCGTGCGTGGTTTTCTGGTGACTAGGCTTCTCCGCGTTGGAAAAAGGCGTTCAGTGATTCACCAACCTGTGCAAATGTGGCTCGTATTTCGAGGAAACGCCAGGGTGAGGTCGGTATTATTCAATACATGCTGGCAAGCCTGTAAATAAACATAAGCAGGCTTAATGCTGCGGAGATGAGCATGCCCAGTCTTGAGGCTGACCCCGTGAGGGACGGGGCCACAGGGGACTCACGTGTTTTATCCAGAAAACAATGTCGAAGCAAGGAAGTGTTGGACAAAATGTGACGCTGGGACAATAGGCGATCGAATGAGAATAATGTGGGACTattgctttctctttttttcttcttcttctttccctcCGAATAATTAACCGATAATGGTACCAATAGGTTATTCGGAGAGACCACAGGGTGGAGGCTTCAGCTGCATTCTCCCCCTTTTCTTTTTGAGAAGCCTGTCGGGTGTGTGTGGATGGATGAGGTGTGCGCGCGCGCTCGTTTCAAGTTACGAGTCAGgacttgtgtgtgtgggtgtgggtgtgggggtgtgtgtgtgtgtgtatgcgtctGAGTCGGTCCGTGCAAAAAAATCGTATGTGCACGAGCCTTCGTTTTATACTGCAAAGTTGCTATGCGCAACGACAAAGTGTGTGCAAAACGGTTTCTTCAACGGTGGGTGAATTACATTCagtgctttttttgttctctttaaaaatgtgctctGCAGAAATGTATTAGTGGGTCAATTTATAACctaattataatttattatatGATATTTTCTATAATTGTAATAAGTCTATTTATAATGGCCACGTCAGAATTTAGGAAAGtcgtcaatattttttttttttttaaaacatgtggAAAGGGAAAAGCAACCCTGACTGGCGCTTCTGTTCTGCACTGTTCACTACTTGTGTTAAAAGAGGGAATAACAAAGCAAAACGTTGAATATGTTCTCCTTTAATTACCTTAATAATTACACCCTAAACGTATTACAAGAGGCACTTGTTATTTACTTTTCGCTCAATAAGCCGTGCGTAATTACGCATAAGAAATGGTGCAGCAATATGCAcatcttttgaaataaatagtGAAAGAATTAAAACCCCAACCTGTAATCTTAGAGTATATGTGGGTCATTCTGCGCAAGCGTGGAAAAGATAGCATATTTGAAAcgtataaatataaaaaatatattaaaaaatgtttaaaatgcgCTGCGTCACACATACACCAACATAAGATGGAACTATTTTATAAGCATGCGCATATTACACATATTACACCTTATTGTTAAACCTAAAGGGAACAACATCATACATTGCGGTTTATAACGGATTCCAGAGTTGTTGCTgactatttttgtaataaacatAGTAtgggttttgtgtgtgtgtgtgtgtgtgtatagctACAGAAACATCCGCTCCTTCTAGAACAGCACTATTTGCTCAAACGGCAGACTGTGGGCACAATTGTAAACTACTGTAATGGCAGGGTGTGGGAGGGGGTGGGGATGGAATATCCATTTTTATTGCATCACCTGTCAGCGCCGTCCAATGGGCGTCCACTCCGCCAGCATTAATTGATGAAGGTGTCTCCAGACTGGTCCACCTCCCTTTGCATGTcggtcttttttttatttttttttatttgtggctTAGCCAGCAGCCAGAAAAGCAGCTGCTTTTTTAGCTCTTATTCTGCTTCTCCCCTGTCTCCGATTCACtctttcctccctccctcctccctaCCCTCGCAAtacctccctctctccctctcctcctctagCTATTTTATCCCTCTGGCTGAGGCAGTGGTGCACACCTACCCCTCGTCCTGCTGCCGACCAGAGGGGGAGTGGAGCCGGGCGGAGGCAGGTAACAACGGCGGCCCCCGGCTTGGTGGACGCATCCCTGCGCATTCCTTCACCATGCCGGACCGGGGTGGACGCAGTCGGCAAGCTAGTAGACAGGGACTGCCCCATTTAAAACTCCGCATGTCAAAGTTTGCATTTTCAtgacgcagcagcagcagagtggaTGGATTAAAGGTATGCAGGATGCCTTGAGCCTGAGACCCTGTGCCATTTGCTGGTGAAGCCACAGAGTCCAAGCAGAGACTGCATGGATTGATGCGCCAAACATGGGAGACCTGGTTTGTGGGTTTGAGGAAATGCAAGGAGTGAGACTGGGATACCTGCTCATCAAAGGGAAGCAAATGTTTGCTTTGTCTCAGGTCTTCACCGACCTGCTGAAGAACATCCCTCGGACTACGGTGCACAAGCGCATGGACTACCTGAAGGTGAAGAAGCACCAGTGCGACCTGGAGGAGCTCCGGAAGCTCAAGGCAATAAACTCCATCGCTTTCCATGCCGCTAAGTGCACACTTATATCGCGGGAGGACGTGGAGGCTCTGTACGTCTCCTGCAAGACGGAGCGGGTGTTGAAGTCCGCGAAGAAAAGGAGAGCGACAGCGGCGTGCGCCCGCGCGGACGACGACGAGGAGGAGCACGCGCCCTCGGGTGTCCTGCGCGCGGACGCGGAGCtgatgtggaaggaaaaagtttggTTCAGTTTGCACGGCGTCCCAGAGAATCTCGCGCTGCACGGCAGAgcggggaggaggagggagctGAGTCCTTCTTCTTGCCTTACCGACGCCAAACTACCTCAATTTTACCACAAAGCCCACGGACGGGATTGCCGTTGGACGACCAAATCCAGCCGCAAACACGTCAAAAACTATGAAACTGAGAAATGTACAGGGAACAGATTCGCTGTGAGCCAAAGGCACGCGTTTTTCCGGCAGCCGGTCTTGTTTCAGTCCGCCGCCGCCGCAGCAGCTCAGTCCAGGCTCTCGCGCTCAGCCGGCGACTCGCTCCACAAAAGGAAGAGGAGGCGCGAGGGGGGCGGCAGGAGCAAACACGTGCATCTGCACGCGCCGCCGGTGCTGCTAGTCCAGCCCAAATCCTCCGGAGCTTCTTTCGGTGCTTTCCACCTTACTCCGGATTTCTATCTGGACCCGCGACCtcaccaccatcaccaccaccaccaccatcaccaccatcaccaccacaacagcagcagcagcaacatcaaCGAGCCCGGCTTCGCGGAGAGCTACAGCAGCGACACCGAATCCTGCAGCACATACTCGGACCCACAGTGCCAGGACTCGGACTTCGGCTCCGGgttctccagcagcagcagcagctccgaggaggaagaggaggaagacgacACTCAGTCGGAAAGCTCAGAGGTCAGCTCCGATGAAGATGAGGAGAGTTCCACTCAGTCCGACTCGAGCTCCGTTTCAAGCCGCGTTTCGGTCCAAAGCATCCGGTTCAGACGTGCACGGGTGGGTCTGCACACCGGGAAAGCACCTTTGGTCCTGCAGCCCACCTTTCACTACAACAACCAGCAGCACAGGACGCTGAGTCATGGCGACAGCAGGCAGgacaaacatcaacaatgttgCTTTGGTGAACCACGAAAGGACTCTTTACAGTTAAACCCGGTGGCTAACGGCAGCATTTTCACCGAGCCCGCAAAAGAAAAAGCGTTTGACTGTGACTCAAACAGGACTGAGGAGGAGCCGGTCCCTTACTCCCCGGGGATCGACCCGAACAAGGCCTCTCTCCCGGCCGCATTCAGGTCCCGGGGGTTCAGCGCACACGCTGACCCCAGCAAGCTCCAAAAATGCGTCGACAAGCGGGAGAAGCTGAAACCGAGCACCCCGCCGAAAAGAATAAAGACCGAGTCCGAGGAGCCCCACGCAACCGCGTCCCCCTACCCCGACAGCGGCAGGACAGCCTTCAATCTCAGCAACGTGAAAATAAAAGTGGAGGAAAGCTGCGATGAATATGAATACCTGCACAGCCAGACCGCTGTGGTCAAATGTAAAGGAGATAAGGCAGATCTCAGCGGAGCCATCAAACATGGAGGCTTTTCTAGCTGCGGGATTAAAGCCGCGGAGAAAAGCCCCGACGTGGCCCCCAGGTCCCCCTGCGGTCCTCAGGAATGCAGGAGTAGCCAGGACGCCCCCAGCGTAGAGGAGGGggagcagagaaacaaaaccTGCAGGGCTCCGGGGCGGGAGGCAAAGAAACGCCGAATTTCCCGGACGCACATAAAACAAAACGTGCCTAGAGTCAACGAGGCTCCCGcttcctcttcctgctcctcGTCTTCTTCGTCCTCCTCCACCACGGAGGATTTACGGAGCAGACGCAAACGCAGCACCGCCAGCAGcttagcagcagcagcggctTCTCTAGCTAAAACGCCTTTCAGCCTGATTGCAAATTTCCCATCCCCGCCGTCGCTCGTCGTTGACAGCGACGGGGATTTGTGCCCTGCTTACTCACTGAGCTCACTGAGGGCAGCCGGGCCTCCTCCTCCGTCCCACCCCGTGTGGAGGTGGCAGCCAGGCGGCCAGATTCTCCCTCCCCCACTGCACACTCAGAGAACGAGGAAATATTGagctgagacaaaaaaaagggggggaaaagtCCCAACTATGTCTATTTCCACGTACCCTGTGTTTTAAGGTGCTCACCCCTTTtgcctttgtttgtttttatttttcaaactttttttccttaTCTGGGATTTACATTCCGTTTTTATTCCTCCCTCCCCACCCTCACTTCCCTGAAGAAAAGCCACAAGATCCCACTTGAAGCCTCCACAGGACTGTGAGACACAACTCGTGGATTAATGCCTGAAAACCTCCTTTCAAAATAAGCTATTCAATCTAAGCAATATGTTTTGCTCCcccaatctttttttttttttttttttttttggcgtaACCTTCTTTGTCGGTTTTCCTGCTTTGCTCGACCTGTTGGATTGTCTGGTTTCAGTGGGTTTGTTCTTtgtctaaatttttttttttttaaatgtgattttaaaaatgataacaaTAATCCAAGAATCCTTTGGATGAGGCAACCGCAGGGACTGTTTCACTTTGTAAATAAAGAAGAGACAAAATATCAGGGTTTCCAATTATGTGCCACCTGGTATGTTTTCTAATAAATCAGcgctgtgtttttctttttttttttttaaatgatggcCAAAATAGTCCACGTGAACTgtgaaaaaaactttattattttaattttattattattatttttttgttgttgttcaaaacaaatgtattcTTGTGGACCTTATCTTGGGGTGCTTGAGATTTTCAGTTATTTGTCAGAAGTTTGCAAACGTGTGACACAATAAACAAAGGGCCCGAGATGCAGAACAAGCCTTATGTAATCAGACAatcaaaaataagaacattCGTGGacaccccccaccccaccacCACCCCAAGAAAAGGTCCCAGGATAAAACCATATTCAAGTCACTCCGAGTCCATCTGGCATACACAAGACCTTTGGGTCAGGCTGGGTGCGTCTAGTGTATTTCATGTAGTACATAATGGGAGGGGAACGCAAGGATGTCCAAAGTGGGTTAACAGTGGTACACCTTGTAATCACTCCGGCTAGAAACAATGCGACGAAGCACAAGGGAAAGGTTTGAAAGTGTGGCACTTCTACACCGTTTTGGGTCGTGTTTCAGCTGTATATTTAGGACTAACACgtaaaggagaaaaataataattattttgaaaaaaaagaaaaagaaaataaaatcaaaatcataCCTGTTTATATAGGGGAAATGATTTGATTGTGTGTGTGATTCTGGAGGCAAAATTTGCTAAATTACGGAAGGATTTTGTTGCTGGGTGTTCGATCACCaaaattttattcagtttatatatatatatatatatatatatatatatatatatatatatatatatatatatatatatatatatacatatatatatgtatatatcaaccctatatatatgtatatatcaaCCCTATCAaccctatatatatatatatatatatatatacatatatatatatatatatatatatatatatatatatatatatatatatatatatatatatatatatatatatacactatCCTgcctttattttaataataatgtcctgtttttaatattgaaaaaagaaaaaaaaggaaagatgcAGGCGAGGAATTGATAACCCTGTCTACCCACTCACATCTCCCTCCCCTcccaaaaaataacaacaacataaacaacacagttttaggttttgtgaaatgttgctttctttatttgtgaaatGCATCCTGAATGTAGCCTTTCTGAACATGGCCGCTCTGACATGCTCCATGTAGCCCCGTTCAGTGTGTGTACAAACCTTTAAATGGAGAGGGGTCTGAAGTTTGCACCGACATGTAGGCATTGTTTTTGTAAGTGAATGTGTCCACGGTGTGTTCGTGGCAGTTGCAGGACGCGCTCTGCTAATTGGCATGCTTTTCTGTCCCGCCACAAAAGAGAGGCCCCAGCAGCTTATATGGTGAGGCAGATCACAACAAACCCCAAAGCCCGTGAATGATGTCAGCCCTTCTCACAAGCACACACCAGAAAGAAGGGAAGGGGAGGATGTGGGGTGTGAGGGGGGCATTCACTTGTAGAatgattgttaaaaaaaaaaaaaaaatcaaaaagaaaaaagaaaaggaaggaggaaagagaaaggagaaagaaagagaagtgtaaaaagaaaaaccgtGCGTTTAAAATAACTTGTGGATACATATTGTAGACGtcagtgacacacacacacacacacacaccaacacccACAACTCACCATAAGCCTTATGTCCGAGGCTGGAGCTACTACAACTAAAACTTGAACTTTTTGATGTTCTCAGTCTGTCTTTGACTCTGTGTGTCACAGGCTTGTCCTATACTACACCGTTATATGTTATTCTACACGGGCTTGACTGTAGCAGTAAGACGGAGGGAGGTGGGGCTGTGTTACAAGCACATATAGGCTGCGCGGCGCAGGAAGGAGCGGAATCCATTCGCAACGCAACGCGGCAGCCTATTTCCACGCACAAACCACGGCTGACGGGCATAAGTGGTGGTTTTCTGGGGAGGGGAGTTACCTGACAGAGACCCTATCAACGTAAAcaagtgtgtgtgggtgtgtgcgcgcgtgtgtgtgagCAGCTACATCCATGCCCTCCTCACCCATTCAGCTGGTTTGACATATTACAATACTTGAGGTCAGGTGTTTTTTGACGCGGAATTTTTTCGAAGTCACTGGCTGTTTATATATTATatgaaactgaatatttatttttgtgaatttttttatggaaggggggtggggtgggggagTTTCTTGTACATTGATTCTTTGTTGTGAATACAGAACAACTGCACTCGAAATGGAAACTTGAACTGTGGTTTTCTGAAGCACTTTCCCTttctattcttcttttttcGTTTGCTTGTTGGTTTGTCTGTTAATTATGGAACCTTCATTAAACGGGACTGAGTGTGATCATCAGCGTGCCTCTTCCTTCTGAGCTTGTAGTTCCTTTAGGATGAACACGCTCCACTTTTCTTAACGCTGGCATTTTATGGGCGATTACAGCTGTGAGCTTTTTGTCTTGAATTACCTTGTCATAAAGTGAGCACAACCTTCCAAATGACGCTAATATGAGCAATTTTTAGGGAACCCTCAATTAAATAACACTTATGTCCCGAGGGGAGGGGGGGTCAGAATAAAACCACTTACTCGGTTTAAAAACGCAATTCTGgtcaaatgttttagaaatactAAACGCTGTCTCCTTGGAGTTGAGAGGATTCCCTGCCTTGGTTTGTGAGGACTAAGATATAACAAAGCATACAGGCTTCAACGTGACCAAGCGCTCTGCAAATAAGGTGCATGCAAGTCTGCTCCATTTACAGAAAACAGAGGGAAACCCCAgtaaaaactgaactaaacaacttcctgcacacacacaaacacacacacacacacacacgcacatctACACCCAGAAGCATGAACACGTATATGGTGTGCTTCCTTTAAGCAGAGACGATTAACGCGCCTAAAATAACCCACACGTTTTACGCAGCAACATAACAGTGCCGAATGAAGGGGCTACACACGTTACTGTTTCCGTGCCATTCGATGCAACAACCAgagctgcaagaaaaaaataataaaaaaataaataaattctttaaaagcGCTGCAATGTGTCTCAAATTAATGAGAGCGTGGAAAACTCCGAGCCTGGTAAGGATGGCCGGGGTGAGTGCAGGGGTTTCTGGTCCCGGATAGGCGGCTGCTTGCTGCGGGGAGTGTGCAGGGGCCATGCTGGGAGCGAAGACAAGCCattatgctgctgctgctgctgcttctggcGTTTCAGGGTTAAATTCCTGCGCGGATTGGGGAGCAGCAGACTGTAACTCCTATACAATAGCAATAGGAAGAATATAGAGAAGAGGAACAAATCAAGCGTCAACACACTCCTGGgcttcacaaataaaatacaaaaaaacaaaaagaagaagaagaagaagggaaaacaGTGTGTTCCTAAATGGGTTTAAATgcttgtattattattattatttttttttttttggtggtggtggtggggtggAGAAGTAAGGTTTAATGCTGACAGACAAGTCCCGTGTTGGGGGTCAGCACTTTGCATTGATCTGCTAGACAATTAAATACATGAGGGCCGATAAAAGCTGTCAGGACGTTTTTATGTGGGATCTCTCGACTGTAAAGCAATCGCCCGTCAGTCCTCTATTTGTTCAAGCGCGATCACATGCACATGGGAGAAATCGCCTCTGAACTATACGTGTACTGAGCTAAACAGCAACTTATCAGAAATAAATAgcataattacaaaaaagaaatatacatatatgtaaaaaataataataatggggGACTTTGGTGTTCAGTGCACTGCTTTCAGTGGATTTCCTATGTGgttgtgcaaaaaataaataaataaataaaaataataataaaaacaatgaagaaaCAGCTCGCCTCTGGGTCAGCGCGACTTAAAACTGCACAGCGCAAATTGCAAACTTTAGCAGAAAATGCAGATATAGCGCATTTACGACACAGTGACGCACGTTGCGCAGCCTTCTGGGGTTGAGGTATGACTTGCATGGATGAAGTCTGAATTTTAAGGTCCGGTCTCTGCTTTAATTAAGCACGTGGAGGACCTGTTCAGATTTATGTCCAGTCCAAAATTTGCCTGAGACAAAGCACAAAAAGACCGGCTTGGTTTGCAAACTTGCTTAACGTTTCGATCTCCTTTTCATGTTGCTCAGATGAAAGAGATGCGCGTGTATTTATGGGGTTTTAATGGATTGGATGAAGTTCGGTCCATTCAATGAAACGCATGCTCTAAAGCGGCAATCCATGACTTTCCCACGGTTCCCACGTAGCATTCTAGGAACTTTAGAGTACGCACATGTCCACGCGACGTACATAGCAAATGATAGTGGGTTGTAGTCATTTGATCGTGCCAGTGTGTCGCAGTAAAGAAACGGGACAATCTCAACAACTTAACTCTAATTATGTATGTATGTGGTGGAATTATCTGAAGTTTAGTGATGcgagaggaagcagagagacagagagacagacagacagacagagagagagagagacagagagagacagagagagacagacagagagagaagtcCAGGCGGAGAGGCAGCGGTGACTCTGCCATTTTTACCCGGCGTCCCCCTGAACAGACCCGGGGTCGGGTCAAAGGGTTGTCCTCCCTGATGTGTACACAACAGCAGATGGGATTCAGCTCTCTATTtcttaaaaagagaagaagaagaataagaataagaaaagaaaagaaaacaaacaaacttgcaaATCGTTGTAAAAGCAATGTAATTTTAAGTTCGGGTGTTGactgcttttaatttaatttaatttaatttaatttaatttaatttaatttaatttaatttaatttaatttaatttaatttaatttaatttaatttaatttttagagAATAAGTTGAAAACGCCAGTTGAGCTACTGGAAGTATGTGTTTATAgtaaggttttatttattattattattattattattattattattattagaaagatttattagaattttatatttcaaattattCTCCAATCACAGTAGCGTAtactttaagtaaataaatagttttcccATTATCAAACTGCCAAGAATTTGCTCTGACATATTTTGAAGCTTGCCACTGTACATGCACTtatgtggggggaaaaatgaaaaaaaaaaaaaaaaaaaaattaataaataaatcaaagcaacagcacacaaataaacaaaacttggGAGCCCGGAGAGCTGCAGTCTCCGGGATTTCTTCGGCCACGTGGACTGAGGCAGGGTGAAGTTGGGGGAAAAACCAGCGCCAGAGGGGCTTCTGCCCGGTCATGGAGCTCAACTGCATTTGTAAAGGCTTTCCTATGGACAAGAGCGAGCCAAATGAATAACCTAACGCCGAGCGGGGGCGTGAGGTTATTCTCTCTATACGTTTCAATCGGTCACCAACACGACCTGTTTTCGTGACGGACAGACTCGAAGTGATCAGGAAAAATCAGCAATCAATCAAACCCAAACTCTGCATGTTCCACACACAGCTTTAATAGCCTGCTAAAACAGATTGAGATCGAGCAGCCTAAAAGGTAAAGTGTATCCGTTGTACTTCAACTcacttaaatgtgaaataatgagcgtttaaacaaacacacacacacacacacacacgccgtgtaaataaactgaaagtaGTAAGGTTATTTTCACAGTATTTTTTAATACAGCACTACAGGCATGATTTGTTAAATTACAGCAAAACGGGCAGTGATCTAagattcatatttaaaaagcaacaatttttctagaaaaaaaaaattatacaagaaatgtacttaacagctgcaAGGTAAAAGTTTTAAGAAGAAGGAgagaacaataaatcaaataaatcttCCTTGTTGCTTAAAAGTCAGACACTCACTTGCTTGCACCTTATTATCAcactttctgtttgttcagtATTACAAcacaggtattttttttttattattgtgctCATTGCATTTGAAACGTCCTCTTTTTTGCAGTAACCCATAAATTTCGCTTCATACATCTTAAAATGTCCCCACTTTCTGAGAATGCAGCTGGTATTTAGGCActcatcccccccccccccccaccccctcccaAAGCTCTGTTGAAAATACTGCACACTATGGAGGGATTTGAACATGGCCACAAGCAggagtgacctttgaccccaccccccaccccacctcATACCGGGGAGTTATAGGACGAGGAGCCGAGGCTAACAGGGCTGAATCAAAAGCcgctgacacacaaacacacaaactcatGCTGAACGCTCAGAGATTAGATCTGGGAACAGGCACATATTTGATACCATCTCTGTCCTTCACGAAATTTCACCATAAAAATCCAGAAGAAACTTATGTGGATTTTCAAATTCGTGCTGCACGATCTCAGGCCACAGCTTGTTTTGTATCGATTAGCACGCCAGCGTGGCTGCCTTGCGCCTGAGCTGACAGATACGCTCACCTATACAGGAGCCTATTTGTCAGGACGGAGACGGATGGAAACCACAGCCTCGCTGCTTGATGAAGGACATTGCGTCTCACATTCCTGGGAGACGCAATGTGTCAGAAACACATCTGAGTGGACGCacttccttttctctctgtgctTTTAAAGTGAGTGTCTCAAACTAAACCACGGGGAAATATCATAGGACTCTTCTTCTGGTCGTCTGGGCCTCTGGGAGATAAGACTTCAGCCAGCAGATCTCGATATCTGGGGTTTTCAGCAATTGTTAGTCAGGTGGCAAATGTAGATTATAAACCTTGTAGAAAAAAGTATGCACATCTAcattattctgaaaaaaaacaaacccccAGCTATTATCAAACCGTGCATGTTTTtcggggggtttttttgttctaaCTGTTGTTTTATCAAGTTGTAATCTCTTAAGGCCAAACATAAACTTAA
This portion of the Xiphophorus hellerii strain 12219 chromosome 21, Xiphophorus_hellerii-4.1, whole genome shotgun sequence genome encodes:
- the skida1 gene encoding SKI/DACH domain-containing protein 1 yields the protein MGDLVCGFEEMQGVRLGYLLIKGKQMFALSQVFTDLLKNIPRTTVHKRMDYLKVKKHQCDLEELRKLKAINSIAFHAAKCTLISREDVEALYVSCKTERVLKSAKKRRATAACARADDDEEEHAPSGVLRADAELMWKEKVWFSLHGVPENLALHGRAGRRRELSPSSCLTDAKLPQFYHKAHGRDCRWTTKSSRKHVKNYETEKCTGNRFAVSQRHAFFRQPVLFQSAAAAAAQSRLSRSAGDSLHKRKRRREGGGRSKHVHLHAPPVLLVQPKSSGASFGAFHLTPDFYLDPRPHHHHHHHHHHHHHHHNSSSSNINEPGFAESYSSDTESCSTYSDPQCQDSDFGSGFSSSSSSSEEEEEEDDTQSESSEVSSDEDEESSTQSDSSSVSSRVSVQSIRFRRARVGLHTGKAPLVLQPTFHYNNQQHRTLSHGDSRQDKHQQCCFGEPRKDSLQLNPVANGSIFTEPAKEKAFDCDSNRTEEEPVPYSPGIDPNKASLPAAFRSRGFSAHADPSKLQKCVDKREKLKPSTPPKRIKTESEEPHATASPYPDSGRTAFNLSNVKIKVEESCDEYEYLHSQTAVVKCKGDKADLSGAIKHGGFSSCGIKAAEKSPDVAPRSPCGPQECRSSQDAPSVEEGEQRNKTCRAPGREAKKRRISRTHIKQNVPRVNEAPASSSCSSSSSSSSTTEDLRSRRKRSTASSLAAAAASLAKTPFSLIANFPSPPSLVVDSDGDLCPAYSLSSLRAAGPPPPSHPVWRWQPGGQILPPPLHTQRTRKY